The following are encoded in a window of Longimicrobium sp. genomic DNA:
- a CDS encoding ABC transporter ATP-binding protein: MPEPSSTPTDLAVRADGVAKAYGGGVRALDGVSFSVRGGELVALVGANGSGKSTLLKVLFGIAQPDAGAVEVLGMHPRRDRARLRGAAGYAGQEAALDPEMTGWETLRLFHALAALPGRDRERRLAETVEEHGLAPFCGRRIGTWSGGQRQRLHLALAALHAPRLMLLDEPTASLDPDGRRDLWRRLGDWRHAGRTTLVATHDLVDVAARCDRVLVLHAGRVIADDAPAALVAAHAKARATVMLAHPPREQAESLRMVLEALPGSPEVAIDGAAVTLWRDRHPDGGEPALDVLAAHGFAYRGFERADADLAGAYFRLTGSRPPEPARAGAGRGRGRGRRG; encoded by the coding sequence ATGCCGGAACCATCGTCTACGCCGACTGACCTCGCCGTCCGCGCGGACGGGGTGGCGAAGGCGTACGGCGGCGGCGTGCGCGCGCTCGACGGCGTCTCCTTCTCCGTCCGCGGTGGCGAGCTGGTGGCGCTGGTCGGTGCGAACGGGTCGGGAAAGAGCACGCTGCTGAAGGTCCTTTTCGGCATCGCGCAGCCGGACGCGGGCGCGGTGGAGGTGCTGGGGATGCACCCCCGGCGCGACCGGGCGCGGCTGCGCGGGGCCGCCGGCTACGCGGGGCAGGAGGCGGCGCTCGACCCGGAGATGACGGGGTGGGAGACGCTGCGGCTCTTCCACGCGCTCGCCGCGCTCCCCGGCCGGGATCGGGAGCGGCGATTGGCGGAGACGGTGGAGGAGCACGGCCTGGCGCCCTTCTGCGGCCGGCGGATCGGCACGTGGTCGGGCGGGCAGCGGCAGCGGCTGCACCTCGCGCTGGCCGCCCTGCATGCGCCGCGGCTGATGCTGCTGGACGAGCCGACCGCCAGCCTGGACCCCGACGGCCGCCGCGATCTCTGGCGTCGCCTCGGCGATTGGCGCCACGCCGGGCGGACGACGCTGGTCGCCACGCACGACCTGGTGGACGTGGCCGCGCGGTGCGACCGCGTCCTCGTCCTTCACGCCGGCCGGGTGATCGCGGACGACGCGCCCGCCGCGCTGGTGGCGGCGCACGCGAAGGCGCGGGCCACGGTGATGCTCGCCCATCCCCCGCGCGAGCAGGCGGAGTCGCTGCGGATGGTGCTGGAGGCGCTCCCCGGCTCGCCCGAGGTGGCGATCGACGGGGCGGCGGTGACGCTCTGGCGCGACCGCCACCCCGACGGCGGCGAGCCGGCGCTGGACGTCCTGGCCGCTCATGGGTTCGCGTACCGCGGCTTCGAGCGCGCGGACGCGGACCTGGCCGGCGCGTACTTCCGCCTGACGGGGAGCCGCCCACCCGAGCCCGCGCGCGCGGGCGCGGGGCGGGGACGCGGACGGGGGAGGCGCGGATGA